A DNA window from Vigna angularis cultivar LongXiaoDou No.4 chromosome 1, ASM1680809v1, whole genome shotgun sequence contains the following coding sequences:
- the LOC108323838 gene encoding probable LRR receptor-like serine/threonine-protein kinase At2g23950: protein MLFSPSSSTPISTLMALLFLFLLLFLSLSSASQPRNPEVEALMNIKAALNDPHGVLNNWDEYSVDACSWAMITCSSDDLVIGLGAPSQSLSGTFSPAIGNLTNLRQILLQNNNISGNIPPELGALPKLQTLDLSNNRFSGVIPASLSQLNSLQYLRLNNNNLSGSFPESLAKTPQLAFLDLSYNNLSGPLPKFPARSFNIVGNPLVCGSSTTEGCSGSATLIPISFSQVSSEGKHKSKKLAIALGTSLSCASVILLLVGLFWYRKKRQLGAILYISDYKEEGVLSLGNLKNFTFRELQHATDNFSSKNILGAGGFGNVYRGKFGDGTMVAVKRLKDVNGSAGESQFQTELEMISLAVHRNLLRLIGYCATPNEKLLVYPYMSNGSVASRLRGKPALDWNTRKRIAIGAARGLLYLHEQCDPKIIHRDVKAANVLLDDYYEAVVGDFGLAKLLDHADSHVTTAVRGTVGHIAPEYLSTGQSSEKTDVFGFGILLLELITGMTALEFGKTVNQKGAMLEWVRKILHEKKVAVLVDKELGNNYDIIEVGEMLQVALLCTQYLTAHRPKMSDVVRMLEGDGLAEKWASAHNYGNHDMNPSHSNNSSSHHTSASKHDDVHDRSSMFGMTMDDDDEQSLESYAMELSGPR from the exons ATGCTCTTCTCTCCCTCGTCCTCCACTCCCATTTCCACGCTCATGGCTCTGCTCTTCCtctttctcctcctcttcctctctctTTCCTCTGCTTCTCAGCCTCGTAATCCCGAAG TGGAGGCTTTGATGAACATAAAAGCAGCTCTCAATGATCCTCACGGCGTCTTGAATAACTGGGATGAATACTCCGTCGACGCTTGCAGTTGGGCCATGATCACTTGCTCTTCTGATGACCTTGTCATAGGCCT AGGTGCGCCTAGCCAATCTCTCTCTGGCACTTTCTCTCCGGCAATTGGAAATCTAACAAATCTTCGACAAAT ATTGCTGCAGAACAACAATATCTCAGGCAATATACCACCGGAACTTGGAGCGCTTCCCAAGCTTCAGACATTAGACCTTTCCAATAACAGATTCTCAGGGGTGATTCCTGCATCTCTTAGTCAATTGAATAGTCTCCAGTACCT GAGGCTCAACAACAATAATTTGTCCGGATCCTTTCCCGAGTCACTGGCAAAAACCCCACAGCTTGCTTTCTT GGACCTGTCTTATAACAATCTCAGTGGACCATTACCTAAGTTCCCAGCCAGGTCATTCAA TATTGTGGGCAACCCATTAGTTTGTGGGAGCAGCACTACTGAAGGTTGCTCTGGGTCAGCGACCCTCATACCCATTTCCTTCTCGCAAGTGTCATCAGAGG GAAAGCACAAATCCAAAAAGCTAGCTATAGCACTTGGGACCAGTCTTAGTTGTGCTTCTGTCATCCTCCTGCTTGTTGGGCTATTTTGGTATAGAAAGAAACGACAGCTCGGAGCCATCCTATATATCAGTG ATTACAAGGAAGAAGGAGTTCTTAGCTTGGGAAATCTAAAGAATTTCACTTTCAGAGAGCTTCAACATGCAACGGATAATTTCAGCTCCAAGAATATACTTGGTGCTGGAGGCTTTGGCAATGTTTATCGGGGGAAGTTTGGAGATGGCACGATGGTAGCGGTGAAAAGGCTGAAAGATGTAAATGGCAGTGCTGGCGAATCGCAGTTCCAAACAGAGTTGGAGATGATCAGCTTGGCAGTTCATCGCAATTTGCTTCGCTTAATTGGCTATTGTGCTACTCCTAATGAAAAACTTTTGGTTTATCCTTATATGTCTAACGGCAGTGTGGCCTCCAGGCTTAGAG GCAAACCAGCTTTAGATTGGAACACTAGAAAGAGGATAGCAATTGGAGCTGCCAGAGGCCTTCTGTATTTACACGAGCAATGTGATCCAAAGATAATACACAGAGACGTGAAGGCCGCCAATGTGCTTCTGGATGACTATTATGAGGCTGTTGTTGGAGATTTTGGCCTTGCAAAGCTCCTTGACCACGCTGATTCCCATGTCACCACTGCTGTCCGTGGCACTGTTGGACACATTGCACCTGAGTACCTCTCGACCGGCCAATCATCTGAGAAAACAGATGTGTTTGGATTTGGCATTCTCTTGTTAGAGCTCATAACCGGAATGACAGCACTCGAGTTTGGGAAAACGGTGAATCAAAAAGGTGCTATGCTAGAGTGG GTTAGGAAAATACTACATGAAAAGAAGGTTGCAGTGTTGGTGGACAAAGAGCTAGGAAACAATTATGATATAATAGAGGTGGGGGAGATGCTGCAAGTTGCTTTACTGTGTACTCAATATTTGACAGCCCACCGCCCTAAAATGTCTGATGTGGTTCGAATGCTAGAAGGTGACGGGCTTGCTGAGAAGTGGGCATCAGCACATAATTACGGTAATCACGACATGAACCCGAGCCACAGCAACAATAGTTCATCCCACCATACCTCTGCTTCGAAACATGATGATGTTCATGACCGTTCAAGCATGTTTGGCATGAcaatggatgatgatgatgaacagTCTTTGGAATCCTATGCCATGGAACTCTCTGGTCCTAGATAA